The sequence below is a genomic window from Macaca fascicularis isolate 582-1 chromosome 3, T2T-MFA8v1.1.
AGTTGAGAGCGTCCTTAAGTtgccaggggaaagacaggatggattcacaaagggagatagtgttgttgttttttttctttgtttaactcttgaattctaaataatccagacttatagaacagttgcaaaaatagtacagagaattcccgtatggtcttccctcagattccccaaacatttcaccccatttttactttctttttctctctctgtggatataattttttttttttctgaaatgtttgagtgGAAGGTAGAATGCTCTGAGGGATCACTGAGCTGACATAGTCTCCTAAATCCATGCTGTCAGGTGGATGACAAAGCAGGACAGGAGGGTGATTTTGTAGGAGAGTCGGACCACGGGCCCGAGTGTTCTCTCTGTCCCCATAGTGCCGGAGTTTCTACGTGCTCCAGGCCCGGGTTTGCATTGCACATAATTCTCAAGGGCTCATGGCAAGCTGCGCCAGAGACACAGAGGGTGGGGATGTGGGGACCCTGCCCCCAGTGGACAAAGGACTCACTGCTGGACTCTAATTTGTCTAGGTGTTTTTGTGACTTGCAGAAATACCTCCACCTTGCCTGGGCCTGGAGCCACAGGACACCTTGCCGAAGGTGAAGAATGTTCTGGAACAATGCAAGACCTGGCCAGGCTGTCCCCAGGAGCCAGCGTCCTGGGATCTCTGTGCAGCATCCAGCAACGTGAGCTTGCAGGACCCCGAGGAGCCCTCCTTCTTCTTGGAATCTGAGGATGACTGGGAGGACTCAGAGGCCCTGAGCTCACTGCTGCTGTTCCTGAACGCCCTCAGGTACAAGGCCAGCTTCCGTGGCCTATACAACTTGGCACTGCTATGGCTGAGCAGCATGTTCTGCAGCTTTAGCGACAAGGAGGAGCTGACTGGGTGCCTGGCACAGGCCCGAGGGGCAGCCAAGAAAGCTGGCCTCTtgatggccctggccagactcTGCTTCCTCCTGGGGCGGCTGTGCAGCAGGAGGCTCAAGCTGTCCCAGGCCCGGGTGTACTTGGAGGAAGCACTGGGGACCCTGGAGGGCAGCTTTGGGGACCTGCTCCTGGTGGTGGCTGTGTACgccaacctggccagcatttaCCGGAAGCAGAACGGAGAAGTGTACACAGGTGGTTCCCAAAGCCGTGACTCTGCTTCTGGGGACGCCCGGCCACATCTGCAGCACCGAGGTGGAGGGAGAGCTCCTGCAGCTGGCGCCGCAGCAGGCggtgggtggccagagcctgCAGGCCGAGGCCCGGGCCTGCTTCCAGTTGGCCAGGCAGCATGTGCACCTCAAGCAGCCCGAGGAGGCCCTGCCCTTCCTGGAGCGGCTGCTGCTTTTGCACAGGGACTCGGGAGCCCCAGAGGCTGCGTGGCTCTCAGACTGCTCCCTACTCCTGGCTGACATCTACTCCTGGCTCCTACTCCTGGCCGCAAGTGCCTGCCCCACCTGGTGCTGAGCTGTGTCAAGGTGGTCTCATTGAGGACACAGGACTCACTGGCCGGCTCGCTGAGAAGCGTGAACCTGGTGCTCCAGAACGCCCTCCAGCCCCACAGCCTCCCCACCCAGACTTCCCACTACCTCAGGCGAGCGCTGGCCTCCCTATCCCCGGACACAGGCCAGGCGCTGCGTGGCCTTCTTCACGCCAGCCTGGCCCAGCCGTACAGCCACCGTGGCTACCACGGCCCAGCCGTCACCTTCATGACGCAGGCTGTGGAAGCCAGTGCTGTTGCCGGAGTCTGTGCCATCATGGACTGCCTGGTGGCCCTGGCCTGGCTGCACGTGCTTCATGGACAGAGCCCGGTGGCCCTGAACTTCCTGCAGTCTGTCCAGGATGCAGTGGTGGCCAGCGAGGACCAGGAGGGTGTGATTGCCAACATGGTGGCCGTGGCTCTGAAGAGGACGGGCCTGACGAGGCAGGCAGCCGAGGGCTACTACTACGCCTTACAGGCGGCTTGGgacctgggccagcggaggaaccaggcagtggtgctggccaaCTTCGGGACCCTGTGCCTGCATGTGAGTGCCAGCAGGCTGGCCCAGCACTACCTCCTGGGGGCTGTGCGGCTGTTCTCGAGGCTTCCCTGCAGGGAGTGTGGCCGGGACTTCACCCACGTACACCTGTAGCTGGGCCACCTCTGCACCCGCCAGGGCCCAGCCCAGCAGGGCAAGTGCTACTACGAGTGGGCTCTTCTGGTCACCGTGGAGATGGACCACGTGGAGAGTGAGTGCCCCAGTTCCTCTTGTGAGCCTTCTGGGGCCACATGGgtcagggcacacctggggttTGTGATTCGGAAACAAGTGATGGTTTTTCCACCATCGAAAGTGCTGAGTCATGGCCAGTAGGAGATGTTGGCAAGCGCCCTGGAGACAGGCGGTTCCCATGCAGGGCCAGGCCCTCTGTGCCCTACTGAGGCAGCCAGCTCTTCCTGGTTTGCCCAGGGACCATCCTGCCTTGAGCATTGAAAGTCCTGCGTGCTGGGAATCCCTAGACATAACCCTGGGATCAAGGCAGGCTCTGCTACgctgggacttggggcccctccatgagccaggccCTGAACACCAGTTCTTGTGCCTGTGTTATCTGCTTGGTATCTCGGCAGCctgcgcacctgtcatcccacttcacagaggacacGGGGCGGGTGATTGCCCAAAGCCACAGAGCATTTCATGCAAAAGCAGCTTGTTGTGCAGagtgtgccaggccccacccacaaatgGGGCTTGTGGGGTCCTCAGGTGGCAGAGACTGAGCGTGGGAATGTGAGCTTCAGGCCACAGAAGCGACAAAAGGGTGAGTGGCGTGATGGCGGGGCAGCACTTGGCCCCGGGTTAGGGAAGCCTCTTTAGTCTGggaccagagggttgagaggatttagtcaagtaataggtggtggatgaggggctggtggtggtggaggggctggaggtgtagcctgtgtgaaggCCCAGGGGTGagcgagtgggggtgagtgagcggggatgagtggggtgtgagtggtggtgagtgagtggaggTGTGATGGGCgtgagtgagtgggagtgtgagcggggatgagtggggtgtgagcgagggtgagtgagcgggagtgtgagcggggatgagtggggtgtgagcggggtgtgatgggggtgagtgaacgggagtgtgagtggggatgagtaggggtgagtgagcgggggtgagtgagcgggagtgtgagcggggatgactGGGGTGTGAGCAGGAGTGAGTgagggggtgagtgagcgggagtgtgagcagggatgagtggggtgtgagcaggggtgagtgagcagggcttatgcagggaggtgcagagttggGAGTGGGTGGGTTAggtgctggatggtgagaagctcttctggagagctaagcagggcctggggcctcaggctgtggcttggccttttccccaagagcactggggagccatggggtGCTATCgaacagtcactgcagactgagcagtgaACGGACagcaggtgggcagggctgtctgaaatctaggccgcagaggatagatgaggaagttgagtccagGGAAATGGCTGAGACAAGGGATACTGTTGagtcccctctgccttgcagcgctttgtcatggcatagtgagaccactcagaggtgcctcctgtggcctggaccagagcCCCAGGGGCTGTGACCAAAcctgcccatttcccagcacaggcctggcacccactcctggccctaggagggatgagattttggAAAGGACCGTGTGAAGGGGCCCCGGTCCCACACATCTGCCTAAGGAGGGTTGGGGGTttcagacccaggcttcttccccaggcgcattctctgactggaaggagaccctccaggaacccagcgccccagcccccactgcagcctcctgttGCTCCTGGCACAACagcctgtggcacctcctcctacgAGGCCCTCCCCGGcgtgctgggggattcagacttggaaatgcaggccagggaacgggaatcatgcttccctgtctccccaccctgcGCTGAACGGTCGAGGAGACCGAGGGTGGGGTTGATACCCCACATGCTTacttggggtcatttttgagtcattttcggtagtttgtgtccttctaggagtttggctgttgtgtctagatggtctgatttcttggtgtacaattgtttgtagtgttttcatggaatctttttatttctgtcaggttggcaataatgtttcctctttcatttctgattttagaaacttgggtttttaattttttatttattcatttttattagagatggggtctcatcatgtttccccaggctggttttgaatgcTGACCTCAGCGAACCTTCCaactcggcctcacaaagtgctgggatgacaggcgtgagccatggtgctcagtctctgattttagtcatttgtgtcccatctttcttttcttggtcagtctggtgaaagatttgtcagttttgttattattttcaaaaaatccacttttggttctgttgattatctcttttgtttttccattctctgtatttttacttcccatttccactctcacgtttattattttcttccttttattcactttgtgtttagttctttttctagtttctcaaggtggaaggttaggtttttgatttgagatttttcttctttctttgaatgtagacatttacagttataaatttccctttcagcgctgccttagctgcatcttggaatttttgatacactgctatatatatattttttaaggcagagttttgctctattgaccaggctggggtgcagtggtgcaatcttggcccactgcaacttctacccaggttcaagccattctcatgcctcagcctcccgagtagctggaattacagatgtgcaccaacccacctggctaatttttgaatttttttttttttttttatagagacaggatttcaccatgtttcccaggctgatctcaaactcctggactcaagcgatcctcccacctcggcctcccacagtgctgggatgagaggcgtgagccaccgcgctggcccgggctgtgcatttgtttacattcttctcaaattagtTTTCGGTTTCCCGGATggtctctttgactcactggttgtttaggagtgtgtaattttcacatatttttgaatttcccacaTTTCCTTCACTGTCGATTTCGAGTGTTCAtgccagtacagctgaagaacacctctgctttggtctcagtccttctccattcactgaggctcattttgtgacctggcacatggtctgtcatggggaaTGTCCCATGGGTGCTCAagaggactgtgtattcagcagttgttggggggtgtgtgtgacaGATGTCCATTCGGCGTACCTGGTTTCCGGTGTTAATCTCCGGAATGTTTCTGACGCTAGAGAATCAGAAGCTTTCCACCGTTCCCAGTGCCCTGGCTTTGGGAGGAGCCTGGTTGCATGAGAGAAGCATGTGTGGGAAGACCAGGGGCCGACTTTGAACCCCATTCCCCCAACATGATGCCATGTGTGGCAGACATGACACTTGGCTTTGCTCTCAGGGTTCCATCTGCGACAGGGGCTACTTGTGCccctggcctcatcagctcaggctgaaggcggccctggtcctggccagaggggctttgtgaagcagaaatagatggcctggtgcaggggccgagcctggccaggacctcGGCCCTGGGAATTGTAAAGAAGGCCGGCCTGTACCATGAGCATCTGCACCAAGGTGTGCCCATGTCACGGTGTGCTCGGCATCTGCCCTGGCACGGGTGCATGGCCTGTCTGCGCTCAGGCTCCCCGCCTATGGGGCCCAGGCTCACA
It includes:
- the LOC135969944 gene encoding LOW QUALITY PROTEIN: SH3 domain and tetratricopeptide repeat-containing protein 1-like (The sequence of the model RefSeq protein was modified relative to this genomic sequence to represent the inferred CDS: inserted 2 bases in 1 codon; deleted 2 bases in 1 codon; substituted 2 bases at 2 genomic stop codons) produces the protein LAEIPPPCLGLEPQDTLPKVKNVLEQCKTWPGCPQEPASWDLCAASSNVSLQDPEEPSFFLESEDDWEDSEALSSLLLFLNALRYKASFRGLYNLALLWLSSMFCSFSDKEELTGCLAQARGAAKKAGLLMALARLCFLLGRLCSRRLKLSQARVYLEEALGTLEGSFGDLLLVVAVYANLASIYRKQNXEKCTQVVPKAVTLLLGTPGHICSTEVEGELLQLAPQQAVGGQSLQAEARACFQLARQHVHLKQPEEALPFLERLLLLHRDSGAPEAAWLSDCSLLLADIYSAPTPGRKCLPHLVLSCVKVVSLRTQDSLAGSLRSVNLVLQNALQPHSLPTQTSHYLRRALASLSPDTGQALRGLLHASLAQPYSHRGYHGPAVTFMTQAVEASAVAGVCAIMDCLVALAWLHVLHGQSPVALNFLQSVQDAVVASEDQEGVIANMVAVALKRTGLTRQAAEGYYYALQAAWDLGQRRNQAVVLANFGTLCLHVSASRLAQHYLLGAVRLFSRLPCRECGRDFTHVHLXLGHLCTRQGPAQQGKCYYEWALLVTVEMDHVESQLPAIQWLCYLYSAVMPSEAQCVIYHELQLSLAHKVSDKVLEGQLLETISQLYLSLGTEWAYKSALDYSKRSLGIFIDLQRKEKEAHAWLQAGKIYYILRQSELVDLYIQVAQNVDLYTGDPNLGLELFEAAGDIFFNGAWEREEGMSFYRDQALPLAVTTDNHKAELQLQLCNKLVALLATLEESQEGLEFTYMALALSITLGDRLNEHMAYHRLAALHHRLGHCKLAEHFYLKALXLCHSPLEFNEETLYYVKVYLVLGDIIFYDLKDPFDAARYYQLALAAAVDLGNKKAQLKIYTRPATISHNFLLDRKKSLFFYQNARTLATELNVRRVNPPPLPLCRWAPWLAPSHPR